GCGGCAGCCCGGTCACCATCTTGCCCAGGCGTCCAAGCGCCTCAAAGCTCAAGTGGCCGAACCTCCCATGCCACAGCCATGGTTCCTCCGTGCACGCCGCCGCGAGACACACCGGCTGCTCCACCTTCAAATCCAGGAGATAAAGCCGGTTACGGGAACGTGTTACCTTGGCGAGAAGACGTCGTTCCCGGTCCCTGATGCTTAGTACTCCGGCCTTGACGAGCACCTCCGACCCGTGCTCATCCAGCTGCCCCAAGCTCACAATGTTTGAGCGCAGCTGGGGAATGTAATACACTTCCTGGAGTGCACGGTGCTCGCCGTTGCGGCACCTGAAGAGGACCGTGCCCTGCCCGCGGATGATGACCCGCGAGCCATCGCCGAACTTGACCGTCCCGGTCTTGCTTTCGTCGAGGTCAGAGAAGGCGGCCCTCCTCTCCGTCATGTGGTTGCTGGCCCCAGAGTCCAGGTACCACCTCTGCTCTAGCTCGTCGCCGACCGTGCCCAGCAACACCCGCGCCTCTGGCTCGTCAAGGTTGACGGGCTGCGGCGCAGTCCTCTGCTCCgtgtccgcctcctctgcttcgccATCCTTCAGCGCGCAGTACTGCGCCATCAACAGCGCGTGGTCGTCGTCGCTCTCTTCTTGAGCTAGGTGGGCCCCTCCTTCTTCTCTTTCCGTTCCGGGCACTCCTTAGCCCAGTGCCCGATCTTGCCGCACTTGCGGCAGGCATCGGGGTCGaagttcttcttctttttccccttcccgCGCGGATTCCCGCACGCCTTGTTGCCGCCGGCATACCCGCCGCGGCTTGAGTTCTCCCCGGTCCGCCGCTTCATGCGCGCGTTCCACTCCTCCTCAGTGAGCAGCAACTTGCCGCTCTCCTGCCTCCGCTCCAGCGGCGCATCAGAACGCCCTTCGGCCAGGCGAAGTCGACCGACGACGTCCTCGAGCGAGACCTGATCCAGGTCCAAGGTGGCCTCGATTGTAACCGCCATCTGGCTGTACTTGGCCGGGCACGCGCGGAGCAGCTTGCAGacgacgtcctcctcctccaactTCTTCCCCAGCGTTGCCAACTGGCTTGCCAACGACTGGAGTCGGAGCGCAAAGTCCTCCACAGCCTCGCCGTGGCGGAACTTCAGGTCGTCGAAGTCCCTGCGCAGCTGCTGCGCCTTGGCCCTCTTGGCTCGATCCGAGCCAACTCGGAATGAAGCCAGCATGTCCCACGCCTCCTTCGCCGTCTTCTTGTTGCCGATGGCCTCGTGGAACTCTGGTGGCGTGGATGACAGTAGTGCGTCCATGGCCTGGACGTCTTCATCCTCTTCTTTGGTGCCGACTTCCACGGCCGTCCAGAGCTTGCGCGCCTTGAGCCGCCACTTCATCAGCACCACCCACTCGCCATAGTTGGTGCGAGTGAGCTGCGGCCAGTCCCGCGAGCTCGTCTCCCGCACCGTCCTGATCACAACCTCCGAGACATCCTTCCCCTTGTCGCCTGCACTGGACGCCGGGGAGTTTTCGCCAGCCATCGTTCAGCCGCTGGGCTAGAACGACACCGTACGGCTCTGATGCCACTTGTTGGTCCCTGCAATCAAGGGCCAGGTAAGCAACCTGGtcaccttcctctccctctccttagCTCCAAGGTAGAAGAAGAGCTGAGCTCTTCTGCACACACATACACTCTGCTGTCTGCTCTTTGCGCTGGCTGAGAGCTGAACACTAGAATGTGGCAAGAATGAACTGTCTTTTCTTATTGCATTGCATTCATATTTATACACCATTGCTACCTACTCTAAGGTGCTACCAGTTATGGCTAATAACTTCTATCACTATCTGAACATTAGTGGCCTAGAGCCATAAGTCAACAAAGGCTGCAAGTCAACAAAAGCTGCTAGCAAACTGCAGACTTCCTTGACCTAAATCAGAGAAGAGACAGCTGCAGATTAAGTCTTACAGAGAGCTGCAGCAAGGAAGAACAAGTAGTTTGAGGTGTCTGACGAGATCAGAAACATCTTGCTACTCTAGCCATTGCCTTGATGGAAGAACAAGCAGTTTCAAACCCGCGTGATGGTTCTCTCCTCCTACAAGATGTTTCTGCGGCAGCCCCGCCGACCCTCCTCCTCGCTCGCGCGACGGCGGCTCGCCGGTGTCCCGCTCTCTGGTCGCGGCGGCAAGGGCAGTGCGGCCTCCTACAGGCGCTGGGCGGCCGGCCGTCGGCCTCCCGTTCGGCAGGGCCGACGCCCCCtcgcgcggcggccgctgcaaCCTGCGACGGGCCGCACCTcccacggcggcgacgggctCGGCGGACTCTGCACCAGCTCGCTCCTGCCCTCTgcgttcggcggcggcgcggacggcggcgactcGTTCACGCCTCGCCCTGTtgccccggcggccggccccATACTCTCCTCGCGCGGCGGTCAGCCGACTCCTCACTCGCGGCGGGACGCCGGGGCTGGCGGCCTCCTGCAGCGGCAGCCCGCCTCCCAAGCGGCAGGCGGCGGGATTCGCGAGCGGCGAGGTCGAGTTGGGCGCGAGCTGAGTGAAAACGGCAGCATTACGCCGTTACTGCGTTAGCGTTAGATTTTTGGGCGCGAGCGGTGTACATCCGTCAGAAAACGGAACCTCCTGCGGGCCGCCGGCTCAGAAGCGTTGGATTTGATTTCAACAACCAGGATGAGCCGCATGTCACACCTTGACATGCCATAGGCAATTCAGTAATTTTATAGAACACCCCTCCAAATTTTTAATAATCAACCTGCACTCCTATAAAGTTGAAGATGTACAACATATTGTTATGAATTGGTGACATACGGTGAATCAGGATTTAAAGTTAGGGTGATACaacaaagcaaaaaaaaaaattacataccACAATAGCTTAGTAAACTGTCTTAGCAATCCTGCAATAAAATGATGCAAGACGTTACAAATTGCAATAAGTAATTTCTAATTTATCATGGGTGTGTTTGGAGAACTAGCTCTTGGCTATTTGGGCCAGAGCTATTTAGCCCAAACAAATAGCCTTTTGGCTCATAAAGTATTTTTCCTATCATTTGGCTGCCACCTTTtcaagagagagtgagagaatcAGTGGGGCTAACCCAAAATAGCCAAAATAATTATCTGTTGGATGGTATAGTTTTTCAAGATGgactatttgcaaatagccaaGAACTAACCCTCACATTTGGAAAGTTTGGACTATTTTGGGCTAGAAGGGGTGGACTGTAAATAATTCCTAGGATCCAAACATACCCCATGATTAATTTGGCTACCAATCTAGAATTAACATGTAAGAACAGCATTTTTTTTAGTCAGCAACAAGCTAATTTACCTCCATAGCTGTGGCAGTGTGGCTCCATTCAAACTTGCACCTTGGCACCTTACAGTTGCAGCACGTAGCTTGGGCCTCCGTGCGGCTGTGCCCTCCACGGCTCCACAGAcgctcgccggccaccgacagcgtaCTCCCAATTGGGCTGCCCATTCAAATgccaaaaaataatctaaatacATCTTAGGCCACGGCCTAACCGCCCCACACTCTAGATCCGCTCATGTTATATTTCACATCACATCTTCAATCTTAATCCTTATGTCAgtattatatatatactctTCCACTTAACTCTGTAGGCGAGCAATCAACCACTTTATAGGATTTTTAGGAGTTGAAAAACCCACAACGGACACTGCATCATGATATATTTATTTGCTTGGTCATGCGCCTGTATTGGATTAAATCTCATCATATTTACCTCATATTCCTATTAATTGTTACCGATCTAATTGTAACCGCGGTTGTTATTGCCTCTTCTAGAATCAGTAATAACCATACAAAAAGGCAAATATTTACTCAAACTTTAAATTATCACCATTTAATCAATTTCAACATTACCTTCTCCGAGAGACAAAGTGCAGAAGCGTTAGCTTTCTGTTGTTTAAAGTAACACTATGTCCTCTTATCCTTGCCCTATCATAACTTTTTAATTTGCCTTCCTAGCTCTGTTCCACATGTGTGCGCCTTACCTTCAGCATTGGCCATGCTTTATATTTTTGTAGAGAGTCCAACATTCCAATTTGTGAAACTATACTAAGCTGCCATTAATTTGCTCTGTTATGTTTTCTGTTCAATCACCTACTTGTTTGAGTCTATCAATTGAATCTTAATATGATTGTTTAAGAAAAATATGATGTCATATTTGTTGATTAGGCTCTAAGCCTAAGTTTGGGTCTTTGGAACCAGCAGGGTCACTTCTTGATGGTAGCAAGCACGGGCAGCATAAGATGTCACCGGTGTTATCATTCTATATTTTTTTAGGAAAAGCTATAATTGTTTATTCAGATTATCATTAGACAATATTTATATATGTGTATGTGATTTCACCAGATATAAGATATGGCAACGCCTTGAGTATGCTATGAAGTACTTATAAACTGGTTTTTTTTGTCTGCAGCACACCATGAAAATGTGGTTTTGTACACCGCACATCGTCAAATTTGATTTAGTATCCAGCACATCGTGAAATAATTCTTTGGTCGTGAGGAAGGTAGTCGCTCCCAACAACGCACCTGATCGCCTGCGAGAAATTGATCGAATCTTGGGATGATCTTGGTCGCTTCTTGGgtgttcttggtcttgttttGGTCAAGAACCCAAGAATCTCGTTCGCGATCGAGTTTGTTCGGTTCTTACTTTATTTTGTCTTTGTTTCAAACTCCCAATGCACGAGTGTGGCAGCGCTTGGAGcctggccgtcgccggcgagagAATTTGGGTTTTTGATCATCATGTCCTGActtgctttctttcttttctttcatgttGTTGGTCGAAGAGATCgatccgcggcggcggtcgccgaCGACTCAATCAGTTGGTGCGAGACTTGGAGGACGAGGTAGGGGCGCTCGAATCCTTCTTTCCCAACTCACAATGCAGTTTCGTATTTCTTGGTCTTGCTTGTGAACCATGAGTTGCTAACTTGTATGGTGGCTGCGGGGTTTTGCCTCTAGTGGCGGCACTAGTGCAAGTGATCCGCGAGAGGACCGCCGCCAGTGTTAAGCGGAGACCAATCGACCGGTGCGGCGGGCGGGACAAGCGGCCGGCCGGCTAGCGAGGGCTGTCGGGTGCCGCACGACGCCATTAGAACAGGGAGTACCTTCCActcctttctttgtttgtttgctcctttgtttctttctttcttgctcGCGTTTGTTCGTTCTCCTTCTGCTATGCCATCGGGTTTCGGGTGGTTTGTGGACAGACACCTGGAGCGCGATGCAATAGTTCATGCAGTTCGAGGCAATGTTCAAAATAGCAGGCTAGAGGCACCGTTATAACTCAGTCTTTGAGAGAgtcctgtcgccaactggatgggcgacatgcaccctgtcgcccattaggggggcgacatgcacccatttttgaaaagtttcatattcggcatatatttttgaaattttgtttttttaatataaaaatgaaaaaagcgcaCTACGCTGCCCCTTATTAGCCCACCACCAAGAACGAAGGGTGTACTTAAATGAAAACACACCTAAAGAAGGCAGGCAGCAGCCCTTTGGTAACAAATTGTATACGGGGAAGGCCCAATAGCCCATTTGTAATGCGCCAAATTCCAGCCCAAGTCACAGCACTGCAACACAGTCGTCGTCAGCTCCGCTGTGGTTGGTTGGATGTTGTTTTGATGGTTCAGATTAAAATTTGCATAAAAAGACTGGTTTTCATCTAATATATTCTCCTCGTAATGAAAGGTGAGGAGAGGAGGTGGCCCTTCTAAAAGAGGATGTTTGGCAGGCACTCCACAGCCCTCCGAAACTATTTGACCGTTTGCATCCTTCGCACAACCCTCAAATAATTGCACGAATCCAATTAACCCTTGTTTATAATTTGCATTGAACGCATAATCAAGCAGATGATGCGTATCTCTCCTGTTTTATAACCAAGTACAATTTTGGAGAACCTATTAGGATTCTTTACAAAATATCCCACACTAAAAAACATTTGTTCCACGTTAAACGGAGAAGAATCCAAGCAATCAAAACTCCTGATCAATTTTATACAAAATCACACAGCAATCAGAGGACTGAGCTCCAACGGGTTCCAGAAATCGACTATGGACAAGGTAAACCAAAACATAAAACAGTACCCATGGCACCAGACAAGTAACATCCATGACCATAAGTAAAACCAGCTCTCCATGGTAATTAAACCCTGTACCTAATCCAAAATCACAACACTGGCCTCAACACGCCCCGCACCCAATCTGCCGGCACATACAGCCCAGgataaatagtacaaaacgggGCACTAATATACACCTACTGGATGAGGTCCAGCTAGGGCCGCCGCATGTCGCTGTGAGTTGTAATTGAATCAACATACAAATGGGAAGGAAAATTGGGGTTACTAAAAACAAGCAATGGTGATTACAATAACTACAGCTATAGTTGAGGTTTTGCTTGGTCTGCTTTCATGCTTTCCCCCAATTGTCCGCAAACCAGCTTGGGTGTTTCTTCTTGAGTAACCTTATGCAGGCGCTGATGGGTATGTTCATTAATGAGGCTTGTTAGAAGAGCTCTTCAGAGTTGATTTTGTTCCATGCCTCCTGTTTGATTAAAGAACAGAGGAGAATTATTAAAGTTGGATATGCCAAGTACAGAAACACTGAATATCATCTAAGAAACTTCAGAGTTACTATCTAACAACTTGGTAAAATGAACATAATGTTACTGGAAAACCACAGAAATAATACCTCCTAATACTTGCCCAACACCCTTTCAACCAATAGATAAACATATTGAGTAAATGGAAATAACATAAACAGTGCAAAGATTTAATTTGCAGTAATCAGCACAGCGCATTAAAATTACTCAACCAATAGGTGTTGTAACTTCTAAAgactagtattttttttccaCAAACTTCCAAGACTACTATGAAGAAGGCTAACAAGTCATTATGATTAGCATTGATTTGGCTGTAGGCGGAACAGTACACATCAAGTACTTCCCACGCACCAGATGGTGGTCCAGGCTGACACAAAGACACAAACCATTGCTGCAATAAACATTCTGTCGTGCCAGGTGCCACAGATAACATCAAACTATAAAGGCTCGGTACTTTTCATGTATGATTATCCAGGCACCCCATCTTTTGTTTCCATGGACCAGTGGACCACAGTCACCGCACATCTAATAACTGTAAATACTAATTGAAAGTGAACATTAAATGAGAAAAGAGTAATTTTTGTGCTCAGCAAAACAGCTGGCACCCCTTATAGAGTGCAAGTTTTCTTCACCTCCGGAAATATAAAAAAACCTATCAAGGGCACAAATTTTCGTCATATTGAAAAAAGAGAACTAGTTTTTAATGTCTTGACAGTTGACACCATGGTGCTTGGGTTCAAGAAAAACAAGGATAAACAACATTATCATATTGGTTTGAAAATAGTAACTGCTGCAAATGTTTTGAGGCAATACACACCTTAAGGAGATCAAAGACCTTCTCAGCAATATATTTCTGCTGGAGATTTGCACCCTTTTGTTGCACCTTGTCAGGATGGATACACAATGTTGCTTTTCTGTACACTTTTTTAACAGCGGCAGCGGTGATCAAATCAGTAAGGGATACAGGTTGCCACCCACATTCTGGCCAAAGAACCTGTTCAGAAAGAACACATGAATTAATAGCAGAAAACTATTGCACATCTTTTTAACTAATTGTGCACAGGAATCATTCCAAAGATTACAAATGTAAAGCAATGGCATTGAGCATGATTACTGTTTCAAGTATtgctcacaaaaaaaaattgatggtaTGGTAGAGGGGCAAATGTTACTTCTGTCAATGTTCTATAACACTGCATGAAACCTTCAGAAATGCTACCGGTGGATCTGAATGCTTATAATCATAACTAAAGAGCCTCAAAGCCAAACTTGAACTGGAAGCCAACATGGTGATCATGGTGCATACACAATAAGAAACACACTGCATTTGTAAAATCACAAATAGgatggaaaaaaaaatcatagatTACAGTTGGAAGATCCAAATGCAGAATTTCATCTAAGAAGAATAACACCCACATAATAAACAGAGAAATTGATAAAAATGAGGAAGAGAGAATTGCACAGATCTAGAAGTTTCAACTCACGTATTGTAAAGTTGACAGCAATGCACGCAAATTGCCTTCTTTTCCAGCAGCCCACCGCTTAATCTCAAAGTCCAGTGTTTCCGCAATCCTCTGGAATAATCAGACAACACAATTTGAACGAAGTGAGGAATAAGTCGCTAGCAGCCAAGGATAAATTAAATGTTTATGATGTAGGTTCAGCATTGCAATGTATTTACGAGTTAATGACAAAAATACTTACATGTCTTTCAGCCTGCTCTCGTTGTTGCTGCATGTCACGTTCATTCTTCTCAGCCACAGCCTTTGCCTGTAACATAGGAAAGTAATAAAAACCAAGCATTGCAATATGTTTATCCAACAAAATATGCTTAAAACAAAGTGCAAACAGGAACATACAAAGTATCCAAAACCTTATGAACAACCACATCATTATCATCAACAACAACCtagtcccaagcaagttgggctaGGCAACCAAGAATATACAAGTATCCACAGTAAAAATTGTACAGCGGGCTATAAGAGATAACTATTCTAATTCTTCAGGAAAGAAACTGTTCTATTAAAGTTAACATTACCGCTCGTTCACGAGTTCTTTGATGTCGTTCCAATCTAGCACGCCTTCTTTCTTCACTCTCCCCATCAATTTCTTGAAATTCATCTGATGATGTAGGAACTAAAATAACAAATAAAATCAAATGGACTATTACTGTCATGTATCAAGGAACACTGGCATCATAAGATTATCAGTACCATTACTCGAATGATTAGTACCTCCTCCAAATATTGCAGATAAGTCATCAGCAATATTTGTTGTTGATGATGCCTTTTTCACTGATGCTGAAGTGGAAGTCCCTCTATTTTGCGTTTGAGCATCAAACATTGAATCCTGATATTTCCCCAATCAGAAAAACAACGAGAAAATTGAAACAAATATAGATCTGGAATGAATATTTTGGCAGAGTAATCACCACTGTTGGAGCCCTTTGCTTCGGAGCACTATTAGCTCGGGCACCCATACCAAAGAATGACTCAAGATCATCTGGTTTACTCTGTTTTTCTCTTGCAgctgcagccgccgcagcagcagcctgtCTTTCCCGAGCCTCAGCAGCCTGCCTTTCCCGAGCCTCAGCAGCAGCCCTTTCCACTGCAGCTCGTTCAGCTCTCTTCCTCGCTTCTTGCTGAGCTCTCTCCACAGCAGCTCTTTCTGCTGCAGCCCTATCCCTGGCTTGACTAGTGGCTTTCTCCTTAGCTTCAGCAGCAGCCCTTTCCTTTGCTTCTGCAGTAGCTCTCTCTGCTCGCTCTTTAGCCTCCACCGCAGCCCTCTCACGTGCTTCCTGCTGAGCTCTCTGCACCGCAGCGCGTTCTGCACGTTGGCGTGCCTCCCTTTCTGCTTTTGCACGAGCCTCAGCAGCTGCTCTTTCCCTTGCCTCCTTTGTAGCTCTCTCCACTGCTTGTCTAGCTCGTTCTCTTTCTCTCTGTCGCTCAAGTTCTCTCTCTTCTTCAAGTCTTCTTTGCTctctttccttttcctctttttGTCTCATCTCTCTTTCTTGTTCTAgtctttcctttctttctttgtcCTCACGATCCTGGGCATACGACCTTGCTTCATTATCTTGTTCCTGATGTTCTCTATTTCTAAGCTTTGCATCACGTTCTCTCTCTCGTACTTCCTTGGCATGTTTGAACTTTGCCTCAGCTTTATCCATGGCCTCTTTCAATAGCAGCtgcagatgctgctgctgctgtgcttcTCTCAAATTCTTCCTCATTAAAAGCATGTGCATTCTGAGACTTGCCCATGGCAAAATCTTCTAGTTCATCTACTGAAGAAACACCAGCCTTATTTGATGAACTTCTTTGATGATCATAGTTTTTCCTAGACCGCCGTAGATACTCATCATCTTTTCTCTTTGATTTCAATCCATGCTGTTTTTGCTTAATTGCAAGAGGCGGCGGTGGTCTTGAAGGTGGTGGGGCATTAGTTGGCTGTGTGAAGAGGGGAATCTCAGAGACTGTAAGCCATATGTCATCTTCAGATTCATCAGATCTTGGTGACTGATCATTTACGCCATTGCCATTGTATTTCTCAGTGCCAATGTCAACATGGACATCAGAATATCTGGCAGATTGTGACTTATGAAAGATATTTTCAAAATCCTCTACAGAAGGTTGTTGGGCAGAGTTCCTATTGGGGAAACTTTGT
The nucleotide sequence above comes from Panicum virgatum strain AP13 chromosome 3K, P.virgatum_v5, whole genome shotgun sequence. Encoded proteins:
- the LOC120699724 gene encoding LOW QUALITY PROTEIN: auxilin-related protein 1-like (The sequence of the model RefSeq protein was modified relative to this genomic sequence to represent the inferred CDS: deleted 1 base in 1 codon), giving the protein MDDFQGLLARDFGLRPQGKAAPMSAARSSGPSGSAWASTRSASASAAPSYDDLFGPEASAPPPTKPAPSPSASFDSIFDSYKEPSPAAPPPKPKHSSMPVYDKPVYDDDIFDGVPGIKSSSARYEDVFGGSQGHAPPPAFDDLLGGFGKKSQGREEAEEKRKPKPAAASTGFDDLIPGFGGRSSPRQRETVGAKEKKVSMSTSKPTASMASDPFVVLETTSSSAHSFTDPLDELGKPAKHQGKSQESTGTDSSLFEDPSTFNQTSKSEPLFTSKVDNVPKDRNDSSRARDSNPVQSFPNRNSAQQPSVEDFENIFHKSQSARYSDVHVDIGTEKYNGNGVNDQSPRSDESEDDIWLTVSEIPLFTQPTNAPPPSRPPPPLAIKQKQHGLKSKRKDDEYLRRSRKNYDHQRSSSNKAGVSSVDELEDFAMGKSQNAHAFNEEEFERSTAAAASAAALKEAMDKAEAKFKHAKEVRERERDAKLRNREHQEQDNEARSYAQDREDKERKERLEQEREMRQKEEKEREQRRLEEERELERQRERERARQAVERATKEARERAAAEARAKAEREARQRAERAAVQRAQQEARERAAVEAKERAERATAEAKERAAAEAKEKATSQARDRAAAERAAVERAQQEARKRAERAAVERAAAEARERQAAEARERQAAAAAAAAAREKQSKPDDLESFFGMGARANSAPKQRAPTVDSMFDAQTQNRGTSTSASVKKASSTTNIADDLSAIFGGVPTSSDEFQEIDGESEERRRARLERHQRTRERAAKAVAEKNERDMQQQREQAERHRIAETLDFEIKRWAAGKEGNLRALLSTLQYVLWPECGWQPVSLTDLITAAAVKKVYRKATLCIHPDKVQQKGANLQQKYIAEKVFDLLKEAWNKINSEELF